The DNA window ATAGCAGTCAGCGCAGTACAGGCCTGCACCACGGCAGAAATGAGGCGTTTTTTAACGGCGCAAAATCCAGCCCAGGGAACCCACTACCAGCAGCAGGCAGATCAGCAGTGTAGTGAAAAGCTCCATGGCGGCTCAACCTGCACAGGCGCAGGTTGACGGTGTGCATGCGGCTGTATTGTGCAATGCAGCAACCGGGTGGCTGCTTTGGCACTGGGCCACCACATCGCGTGCGCAGCCTTCGCACTGGCCGCACTGGGTGGCCACGCCCAGTTCAAACTGGATTTCGTCAAAGCCCATGCCCGCACGAACGTGGCGAGCGATTTCACGGTCAGAGACCCGGCGGCAGACACAGACGATCATGGCAGTCAGTGGTGGATAAAGTGATGAAATTATAAATGCGAATCCATCGCATTAGCAATATGTGTGGATCTTTGGGATGGATAAACACAGGTTATTCGAGCAGGGCGCGGCTGGCATGCGCGGGCGTGGCGCAGCCGGTCAGGGCCATGGCCATTTCCAGTTCGTCGCAGAGCAGGCGCAACACATGGGCGACACCGGTGGCGCCGGCGGTGGCCAACCCGTAGATGGCGGGGCGGCCCAGCAGCACGGCCGTTGCGCCCAGTGCCAGGGCCTTGAGCACATCGGTGCCGCGGTGGATGCCGCCATCGACCAGCAGCGGTAGAGCGCCTTGCAGGGCATCGGCAATCCGCGCCAGTGCATGGGCCGAGGCAGGTGCCGTGTCAAGCGTACGGCCGCCGTGGTTGGAAACGATCAGACCAGCCACGCCCAGGGCGGCCGCCTGCAGCGCATCCTGGGGGTGCAGCACGCCCTTGAGCAGCACCGGCAGGCGCGTCTGTGATTGCAGCCACTGCACATCGTCCCAGGTGGGGGCGTGCTCGACGAGGCCCTGGCACAGCAGGTGGGTACCGTCCGTGGTTTGCGGCTGAGGGGGCGGCGGAGCCAGCCCGGCCAGGTTCACCGCTGCAATGCCGGGTGGCAGGTGAAAGCCTGCGCGGCGTTCGCGGTCGCGTGCACCGCTGGTGGGGGCGTCTACTGTGAGCACCAGGGCTTCGTAGCCTGCGGCCTCTGCGCGCTGCACCAGCGCGCGGGTGAAGCCCCGGTCGTGCTGCAGGTAGAGCTGAAACCACAGCGGGCCACGCGCCGGGTCGTCCAGAAAGACCTGGGCCACTTCTTCCAGCGGCGTGCTGGCCTGGGTGCTGAGCACCATGCCTGCACCCAGCGCAGCGGCCGCATAGGCGCTGGCCCGTTCTCCGTCGGGGTGGGCCAGCCGCTGGTAGGCCACCGGGGCCAACAAAATGGGGTGGGCCAGCGTGCGCCCCAGCAGGGTGGTGCGGGTGTGGCCGCCGGCAAGAGAGCGCAGTATGCGCGGCTGCAGGGTGAGCCCGTCCCAGGCGCTGCGGTTGGCGCGCAGTGTGATTTCGTCCGCAGCGCCGCCGCTGAAATAGGCCCAGGCGGGATCGTCCAGGCGCTGGCGTGCATGCTGCGCGTAGTCGGCCAGGGCCACGGTGTCTTCTGGAATAGGCTGGCGCTGCAGTGAAAAAGTTTTAGTCAAAATGGCCTCTAGGGCAATACCATCAAGCGCAAGCAGCTATTGTTTTTAAGTCAGGCATCAGCCCACATGCGCAGCAGGTTGTGGTAGGTGCCCGTCAGCCCGACGACGGCGGGCGCGCTCTCGCCGATGGCGCTGCGCAGCTTGAGCAAATCCATGTCCATGTCGAACAGCAACTGGCGTTGCTCGGTCGAGCGCACCATGCTTTCGATCCAGAAAAAGCTGGCTACGCGGGCACCCCGCGTGACGGGCGTGACCTGGTGCACCGTGGAGCTGGGGTAGAGCACCATGTCGCCTGCAGGCAGCCGCACGACGCGCTCGCCCTGCGGGTGCTGGATGAGCAGCTCGCCGCCGTCGTAGTCCTGCGGGTCGGTGAGGAACAGGGTGCAGGAAATGTCGCTGCGTACCCATTGGTCGGGTACCTTGGAGCGCAGTACGGCACCGTCCACATGGGCGCCGTAGAAGTTGCTTTCGCCGCGGTAGCGGTTGAACAGCGGGTTGAATATTTTTTTGGGCAGCGCGGCAGAAAAGAACACGGCATCGCGCTGCAATGCAGACAGCACCAGGGCGCGCAGTTGCTGCGTCTGGGTGCTGTCCTGCGCGAGTTGCTCGTTGCGCTTGTGCGCCAGGGCCTGCGCCCCTGCGCTGCTGCGTCCATCCACCCAAGGAGCATCGTCGCCGAGCAGGCTGCGGGCAGTGGCGACCTCTTGGGGGGTGAGAATGTTTTTGAGATGCAGGAACATGGTGGATGCAGCAGGCAGGCAGGGACTTAGAAGCGCGTCTTGAGCACCAGTTGCACCGAGCGCGGGGCGCCAGGGGCGTAGAAGCCGCGGTACAGCGCATCGGCATAGAGCTTGTTGGTCAGGTTCTGGACGTTCAGCTTGAGGGAGGTTTTGTCATCAAAGCTGTATTCGACCATCGCATCGGCCGTGACAAAGCTGCTGGCCTCCATGGCGCGCGAGCCTTCGGGGTTTTGTGCGCCACGGTAGGTCAGGCCGCCGCCTACGCGCACTTTGGGCGTCACCGCGTAGGTGCTCCAGAGGCTGCCGCTGTGCTTGGGCGTCAGGCCCGGGCGATCGCCCTGCACCTGTGCGCCACCGCCGTTGGCGGCGAGCACCGTAGTGCTTTTGTCGATTTTTGCGCTGGGAATCCAGGTGTGGTTCCAGAAGATCTCCCACTTCGGCGAAATGCGACCCGCCAGGTTGAACTCCATGCCGGTGGCGTGGCGCTTGCCCGAGAGCAGGTAACCAGGGTTGTCGGGGTCGGTGTTGCGCTCGTTGAATTTTTCGCTGTAGAAAGCGGCCACGCCCAGCAGGGCGCGGCGCTCGAACAGTTCCCACTTGCCGCCGATCTCAAAGTTGCGGCTTTTTTCGGGCGGTGTGTCGGCCAGTGAACCGGTATTGGCGTTCACACTGCCGAATTGGTAGGTGTCGGCCGAGGTGTTGAACGAGGAGCCGTACGACACGTAGTAAGACGCCAGTTCATCGGGTTGGAACAGCACGCCCACACGGGGGCTCCACAAGCCGTCCGAGGTTTCATCGCTCAAAGAGCCGTTCGCGTTGCGGTACGAGGCCTTGAACTGGTCGTAGCGCAGGCCGCCGACCAGCTTGATGGTCGAGTTCAGCGACATCGTGTCTTGCAGGTACAGGCCAATATTCTGTGCCTTGAAGGTGTTATAGGCCACCGGAGCGCGCATATCGGGTGCCCAGGCTCCGTTGTTGGGCGTGCCCACGGTCGTGCCCAGGCCGTTGGTGGCCGACGAATTGCCCGCTGCGTTGGCATAGCTCGAGTTGCGGTTGGCGTCGTCGTGGTAGTAATCCACGCCGGCCAGGATGTCGTGCTTCTTGCCACCCCAATTGAACGAGTGGGTGTAGTCGCTTTGCAGCTGCGTCATCGTGCTGTCGCCGATGCGGCCTTTGGAGGTGCGCGTCAGCGGCGTGCTGGCGTTGATCTGGTCGAGAGCGGTGATGGGCGTGCCAAAGCGGATTACGCTGGCCAGCAGGTCGCGCTCATACTTGCCGTGGCGCAGGCGCGTCTGCAGCTCGCCACCGTCGCCAAAGCGGTGAATGTGGCCCAGCGTGACGTACTGCGACGAGGTGTTGAGGTGGTCGCTGGCCAGGCCGTAGTAGTTTTTTGCCGGAAGTGTGGGCACGATCTTGCCGTTGTCGTTGATCCACGGGCTGTTGTAGCTGGGGCGGCCTTTGACATCCAAGGCGTACAGGCCGATAGAAAACTCATCGCGCGTGCCGATCCCCCAGGCAAACGTCGGCGCTATGCCGCGCTTGTCCTGCTTGGCACCGTCGTTGTCGGAGTCGTGTACCAGGGCGTTGAGGCGCAGTGCGGCGTTCTCGCCGGTCTTGAAGTTGAAGTCACCGGTGAGGCGGTTTTCCTTGCCGGTGCCCAGGGTGTACGAGACTTCGTGCTGGTCGATCAGCAAAGGCGCCTTGTTGACCTGGTTGACCACGCCGCCGGTCGAGCCCTTGCCAAACAACATGGAGGCCGAGCCCTTGAGCACTTCGACGCGGTCGAGGTTGAAGGTGTCGCGTTCGTACAGTGGAGCATCCTTCATGCCATCGGTGTAGATGTCCCCCGCCTGGCCGAGCGAGAACCCGCGCAGGCGCACGTCTTCTTCACCCGTTTCGCCGGACTGGAAGGTCACGCCCGCCGTGGTGCGCAGCACTTCGCGGAAGTCATCCTGGTTGCGGTCGTTCATCAACTTTTCGGTGAATACGGTGACCGATTGCGGGATGTCGCGGATGTCCTGATTTCCCTTGCCCACGGTAGTTTTCTTCACCCGCACGGTGTCCTTGCTCTGGATCTCCGCCGTGTCTTTCACGGTCACCGTGGACAGGGTGGCCGCGTTATCGGTGGTTTGGGCCCAACTGCTCATGGACGCTGCGAGCATCAGTGCGCCCAGCGGAATCAGGGCCTTTTCAGCAGCAGGGGAATATGCGTTGTGCAAAAGCGTTGCGGAACGCTGCTGCGTGGGTTTCTTTGCCAAAGTGGCCTCCGTTGGTTGGAAATGCAATGGACACCGCAGAAGGTGTCGCCAAGGTGGAGCGCTAGGCAGTGGCTGGCAAAGGCGTGGCTGTGCGGGTATCGCGCACAAGGATGTTAAATCAAACGATAGTCATTATCATTCGTGTTGATGTATTTTCGCCACAGGATCAGATCAAACAGACGAAAAAAAGCCGGCAAAGCCGGCTTTGGGGAGCGCAGTCGCTCGTTATTTCACGTGCTTGCCAATCAGGCCGGCCATTTCGAACATGGACACCTGGGGTTTGCCAAAGATTTCCTTGAGCTTGGCATCGGCATTGATCATGCGTTTGTTGGCGGCGTCCTGCAGGTTGTTGGCCTTGATGTAGACCCACAGCTTGCTGATGACCTCGGTGCGTGGCAGCGGTGCTGCACCCACGACAGCCGCCAGGGCGGGGCTGGGCGTCAGGGCTTTCATGAACGCGGCGTTAGGGGTGCGCTTCTTGGCGGGAGCAGCGGTCTTGGCAGCAGCGGCTGGTGTGGCCGGGGCTTTTTTTGCAGTTGCCATGTTGGGAATTTCCTTGTTGGGATGGGTCAATGCACCAGCGAAAACCTGCTTTTCCACTGGCATACGGAATGCTACTGGTAAAAAATCGGCTTTCCAAGCGGGTTCAGGGTTTTTTTGCTTCGCCATGTTGCAGCATTGCGATGGCGGCGCTTTTGTGGGCGCGCTAGTGACAGGCTTGCTGGCTATTGACGATGCGTTTGAGGGCATCGGGGCTCAAAATACGCACATGGCGCTGCTTGACCTCGACAATGCCTTCTTCCACAAATTTTGAGAAAGTGCGGCTCACGGTCTCAAGTTTCAGGCCCAGGTAGCTGCCGATTTCTTCGCGCGTCATGCGCAGCACCAACTCTGACTGCGAGAACCCGCGTGCATGCAGGCGCTGCACCAGGTTGAGCAAAAAGGCGGCCAATCGCTCTTCAGCGCGCATGCTGCCCAGCAGCAACATGACGCCGTGCTCACGCACGATCTCGCGGCTCATGATTTTGTGCACGTGGTGCTGCAGGGCGTTGACTTCGCGCGACAGTTCTTCAATGCGGTCGAAGGGCATGACGCAGACTTCGGCGTCTTCGAGGGCCACTGCATCGCAGGTATGGTGGTCGTTGACGATGCCGTCCAGGCCGATGATCTCGCCGGCCATTTGAAAGCCTGTGACCTGGTCGCGCCCGTCCTCGGTCGCTACGCAGGTCTTGAAGAAGCCTGTGCGGATGGCAAACAGCGAGGTGAACTGTTCGCCATTGCGGAACAGCGTGGTGCCACGCTTGATCTTTCGCCGTACCGCCACGACATCGTCAATGCGCTTGAGTTGTTCGTCGTTCAGACCCACCGGCATGCACAATTCACGCAAATTGCAGTTCGAACACGCAACCTTGAACGCCTGGGGTGTCATGTGAACGGGTACCTGTCCGGTTTCAGACAGAGCGCCCGACGACTCGTCGGCATGGGATGCGGGGACGATGGAGATGCGGGTTGGGGCTGACATAAGTCAAATTATCACCCATTCTGCATTTTTGCCAGAACAGAGCCAGTAGCTCCAACAGGTGCTTGACCAAAATCAAGATTCGAGCCGCTAATCTGGGGCACATTAGAAAAGCCAGCTAGGAACCTAAATGACTGTTGTAACCCCTGAATTGCTCACCCGGTTTGATGTATCGGGACCCCGTTACACCTCGTACCCCACCGCTGACCGCTTTGTTGATGCCTTCGGTGAGGACGAATACGTGCTGGCCCTGCAGCAGCGCAGGCAAAGCGCCGTGGGCAAGGCCTTGCCCTTGTCGGTGTACGTTCACATCCCGTTTTGCGAGTCGCTGTGCTATTACTGCGCCTGCAACAAGATCATTACCAAGCACCATGATCGTGCTGATGTGTATCTGCGCTATTTGAACCGCGAGATTGAGTTACACACGGCGCACTGCGGCGTGGGCCAGGTGGTCAGCCAGATCCACTTGGGTGGCGGCACGCCCACCTTTCTCTCCGATGAGGGGCTGCGTGACCTCATGGGCATGCTGCGCAACCATTTCACTTTGGTGCCCGGCGGTGAGTATTCGATCGAGGTCGACCCCCGTACCGTGGATGCAGATCGGCTGGCCCTGCTGCACGAACTGGGATTCAACCGCCTGAGCTTCGGTGTGCAGGATTTCGACCCTGAAGTGCAGAAAGCCGTGCACCGCATCCAGCCCAAGGAGCAGGTTTTTTCCCTGGTCGAGTCGGCGCGCTCCATTGGCTTTGATTCCATCAACGTCGACCTGATTTACGGCTTGCCCAAGCAAACCCCTGATTCATTCGACCGCACGCTGGCGCAGGTAGCCGAGTTGCGCCCCGACCGCATTGCGCTGTATGCCTACGCCCATTTGCCCGAGCGCTTCAAGCCGCAACGGCGCATTGTGTGGGCAGACCTGCCCATGGCATCGGCCAAGGTGTCGATGCTGTCGCGTTCGCTGGAGGCATTCAGCGCAGCGGGCTATGTTTATGTGGGCATGGACCATTTCGCACTGCCGGACGATGCGCTGGCCATCGCCAAGCGCCAGGGGCGTCTGCACCGCAACTTCCAGGGTTACAGCACGCAGCCCGACTGCGACCTGATTGCCCTGGGGGTTTCTGCAATTGGCCGCGTGGGCGCTACCTATAGCCAGAACGCCAAAACCCTGGACGACTATTACGATCGGCTCAACCAGGGCCACCTGCCGGTGGTACGCGGCCTGGCGCTGACGCGCGACGACCTGGTGCGCCGTGCCGTCATCATGGCTTTGATGTGCCAGGGAGAATTGCTTTTTGAACCCATGGAGCAATCCTGGCTGATTGACTTTCGCACTTACTTTGCCACCGAGTTGGAGCAGTTGAAGGAGATGGAGGGGCAAGGCCTTGTTGTCCTGGGTCCTGAGGGCATCGAAGTGACGGCAATGGGTTGGTACTTTGTGCGGGGCATTGCCATGGTGTTTGACCGGTATCTGCAAGCCGACAAGAACAGAGCGCGGTTTTCCCGCATCATCTAAACCCCATGTTGGCTTCCTTGGCCTCGACTGCGTTGCTCATGGGGCTCGCAGGCGGGCCTCATTGTCTTGCCATGTGCGCCGCGCCGTGCTCTGTCGTGACCGGCCAGGCGCTGCCGCAGGTGCCTGACCAGGCGACCGAACATACACTGCATTGGCTGCCCCGCCCGGGCGGTTTGGCCCGCAGACTGGTGGCATACCACAGCGGGCGATTATTAGGCTATGCGGCCGTGGGTGCGTTGGCTGCCATGGCCATGCAGAGTCTGGCGTGGATGACGCAACACACGGCAGCGTTGCGCCCGGTCTGGACGTTCATGCATGTGGCCGTGCTCGCCTGGGGCCTGATGATGGTGCTGCAGGCACGCCAGCCGGCATGGGTGGAGCAGGCAGGACGCAGCGTGTGGAATCGTGTCCGGCCATTGGTGCAGGCGCCGGGAGGCGTGTTTGTCACCGGATTTCTATGGGCCTTGATGCCTTGCGGGCTGCTGTATTCGGCCTTGCTGGTGGCGGCCCTGAGTGGTGGCGCGTGGCAGGGAGCGCTGAGCATGGCGCTGTTTGGCGTGGGTAGCGGCTTGTGGTTGTTGGCTGGCCCGTGGCTGTGGCAGCACTTGCGTGTACGCATGAATGTCCTGCGCGCCAGTTGGGGGACCCGGTTTGCGGGTTTCTTGTTGATGGCTGTGGCCTGCTGGGCCTTGTGGATGGACCTGGTATACCGGCCGTCGCTGATCTGTCAGTAATAGAAACCGCGTTATCTCAGTCCTTTTGTGGCGCAAAAGCGCCATTGGGGCGATGTCAGCAAAAGTATCTCCAGATGGCTTGATAATGGGGCGCGCATTCCTTTCACGGGCCTTTTCCGCGACGCACCTCTGCAATGGATGACAACACCGCCATACCTATCGCCATAGACCAATTGCGTATTGGTATGTACATCCAGCTCGGACTGAACTGGATGAGCCATCCTTTTCCCGTCAGCAGCTTCCGCATTGCCTCAGAGTCCCAGATCGAGATTCTGCGCGGATTGGGTCTTGCAGAAGTCCGCTACGTTCCTGCCAAGAGCGATCCTGCCCCCGCTACAGCGCTACTAGAGAAGGCGGCGACGTCCCTTGATCAGCGCCAGCAAAAAAATGGCACGGCGTCGGCCAGCCCTGCGACAGAGCAGGAAGATTCGGCCCTGCGGTTGCGGTTGCAGTTGCTGGAGCAGCATCGTCGGCTGGACGCCTGTGACCAGCGGTTCATGGCGGCCACGCGCAACTACCGCAAGCTCGTCGAGAAGGTGGAGGGCGGGCCTATGCTGGCGCGTCTTGAAAGCGAGGCGCTGGTCACCGACTGTGTGCAGGAGTTACTGCAAAACACGGAATCCGTGATCAGTCTGCTGTCCGAGGGCGTGGGCGAGCGCAATGCCTTGCATCCGGTCAACGTCATGGTGCTTTGTCTGCTGATGGGCAAGGCGCAAGGACTGTCGCCCGAGGGCATGCAGGACCTGGGTATGGCCGGGTTGTTGCATGACATCGGCAAGATGCGCTTGCCAGAATCCGTGAATGGCCCGCAGGAGGGGATGACACCGGCAGAGCAGGCCCGCTACCGCAGCCATGTGGGTGAATCTGTGCGTCTGGGCCAAAGCATGGGTTTGTCCAGCGGCGTGCTGCTGGCCATTGCGCAGCACCATGAAATGGCCGATGGCAGTGGTTTCCCCCTGCGGCTCAAGGGCGAGGAGTTGTGCCAGGCGGGGCGTACCCTGTCGTTGGTGAATCACTACGAGCGTTTGTGCAACCCGGGTCGCACAACCCCGGCCCTGACGCCCCATGAAGCCCTCTCCGTCATGTTTGCGCAGCAAAAAGGGTATTTCGATGCCGTTGTGCTGGGCACCTTCATTCGAATGATGGGCGTGTATCCCCCGGGCTCGGTGGTGCAGCTGGTCAATGACCGCTATGCCATGGTGGTGTCGGTCAATTCCTCGCGGCCCTTGCGCCCCCGGGTGATCGTTCATGATGACCGCGTCCCCCGGGACGAGGCACTGATTCTGGATCTGGAAAGCATGCCTGAACTGGGTATTCGTCGCAGTCTTCGTCCCTCGCAATTGCCCCGGGAGTCACTTGAATATTTGTCGCCGCGCAAGCGCATTTGCTACTTCTTCGAAAGAGCCGTAGACCAGGCTGCTGTCGGGGAACGGGTGTGAGCTGCGGCGCGCAAGAGAGTCTCTGGCAAGCTGCGTTTGACGGATTGCAAGAAGCTGTCTGGCTGGTGGATGCATGCGCGCGCACCATCGTTTTTGCCAACCAGCGTGCCGCGCAGCTGGTGGGTTTGCCCAGAGCCGCCCTGATAGGCGTGCCGGTGGAGCGTCTGGCGGCTACCCCCGAAGACCAGTGTTTCTGGTCCGACACTGAAGAGGTGCTGACCCAGGGCATTCATTCCATGACCAGCCTGCTGCGGGGCGACGGCCAGTTGGTTCCGGTCGAGCGCAAGGTGGTGCCGTTCCGTGCGGAGGGAGCCCGGGTGTTGCTGCTGGTCAGCATGGTCGATTGCAGCGCCCGCCAGGCGGTCGAACGCGACCTGGAGACCTTGCTGGCAGAGTTGCGCGCCACGCTGGATTCGGCTGCCGATGGCATGCTGGTCTGCGGGCTGCACGGGGAAGTACGGGCTTTCAACCAGCGCCTGGTACAAATATGGGGCATGCCCCAAGAACTGCTGCTGCAACGCAATGACGACCAGGTGCATGCCTTTCTGGCCTCGCGCGTACGGCATCCTGATACCTACCGGGCTCGGCTGGAAGCAATTGCCACAGACGCTCAGGGGCAGAGCCAGGACGTGATCGAACTGCAGGGTGGCCGGCTCTTGGAGCGGCGCAGCGTGCCCCAGTGGAGCCATGGCGGGGTGACGGGACGGGTCTATTCGTTTCGTGACATCACGCTGGAGGTACAGGCGCAAACCGCCTTGCGCCTGGCGGCCAGGGTGTTTGATTCGAGCCCTTATCCAATTTTCATTGCCGACGACCAGCATCGCCTGGTACGACTTAATCCAGCCTGCGAACAGCTTTTTGGACGCACCAGCCAAAGCCTGCAAAGGTGCGATGTGGTCGGTTTTCTGGGTGTAGGCGCGGCCCGCCAGTTCATGGAGGGTGTGCAGGCCGAGTGGCAGCATGGAGGCCTGTGGAAAGGCGAGTTATGGCTGCCCCGCGAAGACGACAGTGGTTGTGCGATCCATCTCTCCTGGGTGGTGCTGCGCGACAAGGAGGGTAGGATTGAGCAAAGCATTGGCTTCGTGCGTGACCTGACCCAGCAGCATGCCGCGCAGAAACGTATCGACGAACTTGCCTACAGCGATGCCCTCACCGGGCTACCCAATCGGCTTTTGCTGTCGCAAAAAGTGGACTCCGCCATCCGCGCGGCACGGCCAGACGGCACGGGCTTCGCCATCCTGTTCCTGGATCTCGATCGGTTCAAGGTCATCAACGATTCTCTGGGCCATCTTTTTGGTGACAAGGTGCTGCAGTTGGTCACCACACGCTTGCAAACCTGCCTGCGCCAGACCGACATGCTGTGCCGCATTGGTGGTGATGAATTTGCCATGTACCTGCATGCAGGCGATGCTTCGGGCGCCGAGCAGGTGGCGCGCCGCATGCTCGATGTCATGCGCCACCCTTTCACACTTGATGGCATGGGGTTTTCCATCCAGTGCAGCATCGGAGTGTCCCTGTATCCCCAGGACGGCCGGTCTCTGGACGAGCTGATCAAGCAGGCCGACACAGCCATGTACCGGGTGAAGGAGCGTGGGCGCGGCAGTTTTGGTTTTTACCAGCCGCAAATGAATGCCAATCTGCTGGAACGGATGCAGATGGAGCACGCCATGCGCCACGCTCTGGAGAACCAGCGCATGAGTGTGCACTACCAGCCCCAGGTGGATATGGCCTCAGGCCGCATCATTGGTGCGGAGGCCCTTTTGCGCTGGACGGACCCGGACCTGGGCTGTGTCGGGCCGGGCGTTTTCATTCCGTTGGCCGAGGAAACAGGCTATATCGTCCCCCTGGGGGCGTGGGTGCTGGAGCAGGCCGTGCAGGAGGCCGTGCGCTGGAAACAGGCGGGCACACCCATCGTGGTGTCGGTGAATGTCTCCGCACTGGAAATGCGGCAGCCCGATTTCATCGAGCGCCTGACCCGGGTACTGCGAGAAAACGAGTTGCCGGCCGAGTTGCTGGAATTGGAGTTGACCGAATCCATCCTGTTGCAGGACGCCCAGGAAGCCGCCCAGCGGCTGGAGGTGGTGGCCGCCCTGGGCGTGGCGCTGGCCATTGACGATTTTGGAACCGGTTATTCGAGCCTTGCCTACCTCAAAAACCTGCCCATCCACAAGCTCAAGGTCGACCAGTCTTTTGTGCGCGGCTTGCCCGATGATGACGGCGACCACGCCATCGTCAGTGCCATCGTGTACCTGGGCCGATCCTTGCGTCTGTGCGTGGTGGCCGAAGGGGTGGAAACACTGGCCCAGCGTGCAGCGCTGCAGCAAATGCAGTGCGACCAGTACCAGGGCTATCTGTGTTCGCCTG is part of the Simplicispira sp. 125 genome and encodes:
- a CDS encoding (2Fe-2S)-binding protein, with the translated sequence MIVCVCRRVSDREIARHVRAGMGFDEIQFELGVATQCGQCEGCARDVVAQCQSSHPVAALHNTAACTPSTCACAG
- the fnr gene encoding fumarate/nitrate reduction transcriptional regulator Fnr; this encodes MTPQAFKVACSNCNLRELCMPVGLNDEQLKRIDDVVAVRRKIKRGTTLFRNGEQFTSLFAIRTGFFKTCVATEDGRDQVTGFQMAGEIIGLDGIVNDHHTCDAVALEDAEVCVMPFDRIEELSREVNALQHHVHKIMSREIVREHGVMLLLGSMRAEERLAAFLLNLVQRLHARGFSQSELVLRMTREEIGSYLGLKLETVSRTFSKFVEEGIVEVKQRHVRILSPDALKRIVNSQQACH
- a CDS encoding SWIB/MDM2 domain-containing protein; protein product: MATAKKAPATPAAAAKTAAPAKKRTPNAAFMKALTPSPALAAVVGAAPLPRTEVISKLWVYIKANNLQDAANKRMINADAKLKEIFGKPQVSMFEMAGLIGKHVK
- a CDS encoding alpha-hydroxy acid oxidase; the protein is MTKTFSLQRQPIPEDTVALADYAQHARQRLDDPAWAYFSGGAADEITLRANRSAWDGLTLQPRILRSLAGGHTRTTLLGRTLAHPILLAPVAYQRLAHPDGERASAYAAAALGAGMVLSTQASTPLEEVAQVFLDDPARGPLWFQLYLQHDRGFTRALVQRAEAAGYEALVLTVDAPTSGARDRERRAGFHLPPGIAAVNLAGLAPPPPQPQTTDGTHLLCQGLVEHAPTWDDVQWLQSQTRLPVLLKGVLHPQDALQAAALGVAGLIVSNHGGRTLDTAPASAHALARIADALQGALPLLVDGGIHRGTDVLKALALGATAVLLGRPAIYGLATAGATGVAHVLRLLCDELEMAMALTGCATPAHASRALLE
- a CDS encoding HD domain-containing phosphohydrolase, with protein sequence MDDNTAIPIAIDQLRIGMYIQLGLNWMSHPFPVSSFRIASESQIEILRGLGLAEVRYVPAKSDPAPATALLEKAATSLDQRQQKNGTASASPATEQEDSALRLRLQLLEQHRRLDACDQRFMAATRNYRKLVEKVEGGPMLARLESEALVTDCVQELLQNTESVISLLSEGVGERNALHPVNVMVLCLLMGKAQGLSPEGMQDLGMAGLLHDIGKMRLPESVNGPQEGMTPAEQARYRSHVGESVRLGQSMGLSSGVLLAIAQHHEMADGSGFPLRLKGEELCQAGRTLSLVNHYERLCNPGRTTPALTPHEALSVMFAQQKGYFDAVVLGTFIRMMGVYPPGSVVQLVNDRYAMVVSVNSSRPLRPRVIVHDDRVPRDEALILDLESMPELGIRRSLRPSQLPRESLEYLSPRKRICYFFERAVDQAAVGERV
- a CDS encoding sulfite exporter TauE/SafE family protein, encoding MLASLASTALLMGLAGGPHCLAMCAAPCSVVTGQALPQVPDQATEHTLHWLPRPGGLARRLVAYHSGRLLGYAAVGALAAMAMQSLAWMTQHTAALRPVWTFMHVAVLAWGLMMVLQARQPAWVEQAGRSVWNRVRPLVQAPGGVFVTGFLWALMPCGLLYSALLVAALSGGAWQGALSMALFGVGSGLWLLAGPWLWQHLRVRMNVLRASWGTRFAGFLLMAVACWALWMDLVYRPSLICQ
- the hemN gene encoding oxygen-independent coproporphyrinogen III oxidase; the protein is MTVVTPELLTRFDVSGPRYTSYPTADRFVDAFGEDEYVLALQQRRQSAVGKALPLSVYVHIPFCESLCYYCACNKIITKHHDRADVYLRYLNREIELHTAHCGVGQVVSQIHLGGGTPTFLSDEGLRDLMGMLRNHFTLVPGGEYSIEVDPRTVDADRLALLHELGFNRLSFGVQDFDPEVQKAVHRIQPKEQVFSLVESARSIGFDSINVDLIYGLPKQTPDSFDRTLAQVAELRPDRIALYAYAHLPERFKPQRRIVWADLPMASAKVSMLSRSLEAFSAAGYVYVGMDHFALPDDALAIAKRQGRLHRNFQGYSTQPDCDLIALGVSAIGRVGATYSQNAKTLDDYYDRLNQGHLPVVRGLALTRDDLVRRAVIMALMCQGELLFEPMEQSWLIDFRTYFATELEQLKEMEGQGLVVLGPEGIEVTAMGWYFVRGIAMVFDRYLQADKNRARFSRII
- a CDS encoding Fe2+-dependent dioxygenase, translated to MFLHLKNILTPQEVATARSLLGDDAPWVDGRSSAGAQALAHKRNEQLAQDSTQTQQLRALVLSALQRDAVFFSAALPKKIFNPLFNRYRGESNFYGAHVDGAVLRSKVPDQWVRSDISCTLFLTDPQDYDGGELLIQHPQGERVVRLPAGDMVLYPSSTVHQVTPVTRGARVASFFWIESMVRSTEQRQLLFDMDMDLLKLRSAIGESAPAVVGLTGTYHNLLRMWADA
- a CDS encoding TonB-dependent siderophore receptor, with protein sequence MSSWAQTTDNAATLSTVTVKDTAEIQSKDTVRVKKTTVGKGNQDIRDIPQSVTVFTEKLMNDRNQDDFREVLRTTAGVTFQSGETGEEDVRLRGFSLGQAGDIYTDGMKDAPLYERDTFNLDRVEVLKGSASMLFGKGSTGGVVNQVNKAPLLIDQHEVSYTLGTGKENRLTGDFNFKTGENAALRLNALVHDSDNDGAKQDKRGIAPTFAWGIGTRDEFSIGLYALDVKGRPSYNSPWINDNGKIVPTLPAKNYYGLASDHLNTSSQYVTLGHIHRFGDGGELQTRLRHGKYERDLLASVIRFGTPITALDQINASTPLTRTSKGRIGDSTMTQLQSDYTHSFNWGGKKHDILAGVDYYHDDANRNSSYANAAGNSSATNGLGTTVGTPNNGAWAPDMRAPVAYNTFKAQNIGLYLQDTMSLNSTIKLVGGLRYDQFKASYRNANGSLSDETSDGLWSPRVGVLFQPDELASYYVSYGSSFNTSADTYQFGSVNANTGSLADTPPEKSRNFEIGGKWELFERRALLGVAAFYSEKFNERNTDPDNPGYLLSGKRHATGMEFNLAGRISPKWEIFWNHTWIPSAKIDKSTTVLAANGGGAQVQGDRPGLTPKHSGSLWSTYAVTPKVRVGGGLTYRGAQNPEGSRAMEASSFVTADAMVEYSFDDKTSLKLNVQNLTNKLYADALYRGFYAPGAPRSVQLVLKTRF